A segment of the Aythya fuligula isolate bAytFul2 chromosome 10, bAytFul2.pri, whole genome shotgun sequence genome:
agaaaagaacCAAGAAAACAGGTAAGGATGAGAAAAATTAACTCCAGATACTATAAGCTAAAAGTTTTTCTCAAGGAATCTTGAAGCATGCAATTCTTAAGATAGATATGCCACCTGCCCTCCAAGTCATTACTCAGTGTTATGTGACagtccagaaaataaatgaaatttaaaaaaaatgcaagagttAATGAGTGCATGCATTAGTCAAGAACCTTGGACTGGCTAGAAATACAGCAATGTAATATTTTATGCTGCTTTAGACATACAATAGCCAAAGGGACAAAAGAACGATTTCTGACATTGCAGTACAGAAAGGGCCACACAGAAAAGTGATTTGGTGAAGCTGTAACAAGTATTTTTGTGGAActataaataatgttttgttaaaCTGTAACTCAAatatattttgacatttcagctgctgctgagaggtTAAATATTCAAAGTTTTGAATGTCTGCCTGAAGCGTGCATATCTAGGCAAAATAATTCCTACCAGAGAGGTGTgacataaattttcttttaattgtattACCCAGGAAACCAGCTGTGTTCTGTTGATGGTCGTCCACTGAGATTCAAGTTGCAGGCTTTATATACAGTAAGGGTTTCGTGGATGTATCCGTGAGGATTCACATACGCTGCCATGGGTCCACATAAGGATAAACTACAACAGACAATAAAGAATTTAGACAAagttcatgaaagaaaaaaaaagctctcagatgtaaacagatgaaaaacagcCAATGATGGTTAAAACTATTTTGCACAGCAAAAGAACTACATcagtctgtggaaaaaaaatctacttttaattatgttattaaaaactgaaagcaaatagTTATGTAAAatagcaagcaaacaaatattgTGAGGTTACTTCAGGCTGGTGACCAGACACTAGAGGGGCTCCTCAGGGCTCCATTTTGGGGCCACTTCTTTTCAATGGTTTTGTAAATGATCTCATATGGGACTCAAAAGCATACAGAGTTTGCAGATGATAGGAAATTAGTAAGTGCTGTTGATGACAACTTGAATACGAGTCAggagtgtgccctggcagccaggagggccgGCCATGCCCTGGGGTGCCTcaggcccagcactgctggcaggcCGAGGGAAGGGACTGCCTTAACGTACTCCTGTTATCTAGTTAAAAGTCTCTACTTCAGTAAAGGTAGCTAAAAAGATATTATCCCAAGTACAGATTAAAATATTCAGCTGCATCTTGCCCAGCTGAGGAGGACAAGTTATTGCTAAGGAGGACAAGTTATTAGAGGATAGCTGACAGGATGTTGTTATGCAACTCCCCCACTTAAGGTTGTTATTAATGTTTCCCTCAAAAAAGTACAGCTCAgtagttgtaaaaaaaaaaaaaaaaaaagcacgacAGACTCATAGTTTATTTTACTTGCCTCTACTGAGTAACAGCTTCCAATAAAAACAAGTAGCATCTATATTGCTACTCTTAAATCGAACTTTAAAAGTCAGCAAAAATGTGCATTCATTACACTAACATCTCATCATTCTTCTGTCAAAGTACATCATGTCAACACAGCAGGAATTGTCACTTCTGGAATCCATCATTTAATTGGAAGATAAGAAATGGGTTTTAATTATCGCATCAGCTTCTTTTCACACtgacaaaagaaaactgtggGGAGTCTTACGTTCTTACACCAAGGCATCTTTTAACCTTCATATTATCATAGGTGATGGACAGACATTAGTTATCCAAGATGAAAACAATGACAAGACTGCCAGAAGTATCAATCATTTGGAAAACGTACAGTCTTATCATTGTTTGACATGGAAGATACTGTACAGGTCGAATATACAGTGAGGGCCTAGTACAGTTATTAGGTTTAAACCCTATGTTCTTTAAATGAGGGAAGTATCACAATGCTTAACAACATACACAGGTAATTTGCTTACACAACAACACCCTGGGATCCTATCTGTGTCACACAATTAGTGCATTTTAATCTGCTGCTCAAGTTTTTTGGCATACAGAAAGTCAAAATGAAGTGCcaggaaagtattttttgtcCTATTATTTCATGAGGTCCCAAATTTTATACGTAGAGTTTTGGAGTTCAAAACTCATCACTGAGTGCACGTGGCAAGATGCAGGACTAGGTGATAAAAGAAGTTCCTATGAAAGGCCTTGTGTTACAATATACATGGTGACGTTTGAATTTActaactttttattaaaaaagctCAAACAACCTggtttgttttataaagaaaattccctataaatatttaattaaattttattagaGCTGTGGAAAACACATTAGTTATAAGACATACCCCggcaaaatatgttttgctgTGCCAATGTTTCTGATCAAGAACCTCACAAAGATTAAGAGCAATAAACTCACCTGAATATTTCATTCTTGGTTGTTATTTCTGTATCTTGGCATTGCTTACAACAAAGAGATGtacacttgaaaagaaaaaccaacatggtaatttcattcatttccagATACTTGTCATCACACtggcaaataataaaatttctctccccttccctcacaATAGGCTTTGTACCAATTCCTTTGTTTATCCGGGTAGGAATCActtacattttctctttatacCAAAGGATAAAAATGTATACGCATTTTCGTTCCTTATGGTAAATGTTAATTGTTatacaaaagataaaaaaaaatctttatacacttgctttttaaaataaaaagaggatcTGAATAATCTGACTACACAATAAGCAAGTCAACTTGCTAAGGTCTTTAAAATCtaacttagaaaaaaagaaactttgctcttttaatatataacacaaaagaaagacGAATACAATCATTAAGATGAATGCAATCATTAAATTCTGCTAAAATTTGCAAATACTGTAGATCAATGATTTTGAATTTCTCAAGACAAATATGTAAGATGCATTGACCTTTTTCTTAAAGATTATGACAGAGCAATTTCTCTCCTATAATTTCTATAAAGCAGAACAAGCAATTAATTGCTGACATTACCAAGAAAATATccatttaaaaatcagcttaGTAGAACGCTTTACCATGAATTTTCAGGAGGTGCACTGTTATATGAATAcattaacaaaacattaatttgtctCTCCATTCAAAAAGTGGATAGTAAATGTTCCAACTACCACTACCAGACATAAGCAAGTTTACAGTTAAAACTTCTAATTGATGACTCTTGTACATTTTAACTGATGactctttaaatgttttctctttggaaagAGAATAGCAATCTGAACTGCTATTGCAAATGTTGCAAGATGTTTTAGCAAACACTGCTCCGAAAACAGATGGATTTGACATGAGTTTGACTGACAAATACTTgcattataatatataatttatagtATGTTATTATTACACTATGtactatgtaaaaataaaactacatcCTACATTTAGAGCATTACATGGCCatggaatggaaagaaaataagaaaagagaacttttaaaataactttaaaaggtGTTGCTTAACAAGTCAATACATGTCTTTTGCCAAAATCCTTTTAGTCTAAGATTTATACTCAATAACTCAATACTACAAAGATTTATCTTTTGTTACAAAATCATCAAGTCTTCATGGCACAATGCTACTTGATTGCAGGATGTTATACAGCAACATGGTGTTCTGATGTTCCGAAGATCGGTACCAACAACACTAGACTACTAGCACCACCTCTTGGTGAAGGAATTGCTGcgtgttttcaaataatttctgacAAAAGCAAATGTGGCTCTTGCTGCCAAATAAAGTCTAGAATtaacaacattttctttcttaaaccAACTTTTCAAGgtgaaggtaaaataaaaacttgcaaaCTCACTCTCTAGATGAATTACTTGTTATAGATTCTAACAGTCactttatgtgtgtgtgtgcgtgtgtcaGAACAATTTAAAGTAAGTAACAGGTAAAACAAATACTCACTCTGTTCATAATATCTAATTCACACCGGAGTCGCTGAACAGCACTACCTATTTTAAGCAACTGTATACGCAATGCATCATCAATTGGCAGGCAAGCAGCAACTCTGTAAGAAAAATCTAGAAATGAGAAAGTATCAGACCTGTTAGAACTTAAGGAAGAGATAAAGTGTACTAGTTCTCACAGATTGAGTGCTAAAACTTAAGTTTATAATGGACTTCCAGAGGTCATCTCAGCATATCCTTCTGCCCTAAAGCTGGATCACGTACACCTAAAACTACTTCTAACATATTAGTCTAATCCATAGTTAAAGATCACCAGTGATGGACCACTTGGACTtacataataatttttaaaatctagtaTTCTTTTGGCTCATGCTTTCATAAGAAAGATTATCACATTCTTCCTGCCATGGAGCACAATCGAGTTCTATTTGTTCTACTGAACATCTTTCAAAACAGCTGGAGATGATCACATCTTTAAAAGTTCTATCATCTTTTTGTCAAAATCAGCCATCAAAATTTGCTGGAAACTGGAAGTGAGGAATGGACTGTCAATTGAAAGTAATTATCTAACTCTTATtttcttaggattttttttttcctaaatcaaaTTTGAATTCATAAGCTGAAGAACATCATACCTATTGGATTTGTTGGAAGAGACTCATCTTTAAGATTTTCATCCCACTCATGTAGCTGCCTCTTGACTCTTTCCATCaaggtttcctttttttagaagaaaagcctaatttaaatacataggtatttctgttttcttaaaaaaaaaaaaaaaaaaaaaaaaaaaaaaaaaaaaaaggaagcaagatGTAGAGTAAGCTATTTTCCCTAGTGGACATTAGCTTTTAAGACTTACAATAATTATAAACACTTCATACTTGTGTATTTTTAACTCAAATGTAAAAGGAGATGGGAAATGAGCAAAAATCAACCAATGGTAGGTATAAATCTCATCTCAGGTAAGTAAACAACTGTTCAAATTCTAGAGATGCATAAAACAGATCAGGGCTAGGCAGAATTAGCCTCCTCTTTACCTGTCCCTCCCTTACAGTAATTACTTTATgtattaatatacatatatacatacataaatgaaGATTACATATATTATacctataaaatatatttttttaagtaagtcAGCACCTGTGACTGAAGTTGGTTAGGACACCCATCCGAGGCATGTGGGATAGAGGATCAAGTTTTTTGTTCCACGATAAAAGAGCAAGAACCTGAACCTCTTCTATCCATCCCAGATGCATGCTCTAGCACTAGGGAACAACTATACAGAGGCAAGTCCTTCCCGCTCTTACCAGTAAACTGAAAGCTGTACCCTTCTTTAAAACATAACTTACAAgccaaaattaaaacttttataTTATCCAATAATTAGATATTACTTGGTAATACTTACAGCATCATACAAAGAGTAAAGCCAGGGGGGCCAAGATGTCAAACTTGCACAGTGAAACTTCCTCTAAAAccaaaatcacaaatatttattttttaaccactgGCAGATCTTACCAACATTTCTTGTTCACACAAATAAACCAGAGGCATATTTGACTATCAACAAATTATCACCATCAAAACCAGTACTTCAAAATGAGGCTTCCAAAACACTTCTCAGATGCACTGAGGACTTTTGTATGAAgacttttatataaaataaactatacatggattttctcagaaaatctgTCTCAGCATTAGAAGTATTTTTACTGCTTAGTGATGAGAAATACGCATTTCAAAACAGCATCTACCTGAAATCTAGACAGTTAAAAAACTTAAGGACTACTAGATAGCACATCTGTTCCTTAGTCACCATAGGAGATTAATGGGCCACAGTAGGTATCTTAAGCTGATATTTATAAATTCAAAGAATATATggtcatatttttaaagtggaaaagTGATGTGTTAAAAACATAGCTAAAAATAACCACACACAAGTTAGGAGTTTCAGAGGATGCCTTCTCACAGCAGAACCATTTCTGACTAAGAAAACTGTTGGGCAGCCTTGATGCTTAATCACATATTGCTATCCATTCTTGTTCTTGTATCTATTTGtaatggaaataatattttcagaaatgcttacTGAACATCGATACTTATGACAGCCTACTGAAAATTTATTAAATGGCTTTATTATTACTACCCAAAGACAAAATATTGCACAATATCCATCTAGCAGCCTCCTGTGAATAAAATTACATACCCAAATGGACTATGGAGTAAGAAGCAAAcgtggaggaagaaaacaagaacatcagaaaaaagTCCTCCAAAGGtctcataattatttttactgacttctagccttttaaaataaaattttactagCAGGAGTTAGCCATGCTAGCTGCATCATACTTCACTGTGCACATGACTAATGCGTGCACTTGAACTGTGTACTGAAACAactgcacacaaaaaaacagcaggtaaggtggaacaaaataaaaagggccACCTCACACCTCTAAAGTATCTTCAGCATGTGTGCACCCTGCGCACATCCTGCAGACAAGAAGCCCTAGGTTTTACCTGCATTCATCTGACAAAACTGAATTTGTTAGCCACCAATTACCAGCAGTGAAAAGGTATTTGCTTAGTTAATTCTCTAATTAGTTGATGAATTCTCTACAGTGAGAGAAGTATCTCCAAGCAAACAGTGGCGAATTGTTTAGAGTTTCTCCACATCCTCTCTCCTGTCCTCAGTGCTAGCTCTTGTCCCATTAACCTCACCGTGCACACTTACTGACTGCTAATGACAGTTGGTCTTTGTGCCTGAGAAGGAGCCAGGTTTACACTTGAAAGGCTTTGGTGGTGCAGCTCTGCTAGTACAACATGCTAGCATGCTGCTTATTATAGGAATGTAATTTATTGCAGCAAAACCATCCTTTTGACAGCATGCTTTATTTCAGACTTCtaaaggaaaatgctgtatACTGGTAAAAGTGCACGCACGTTCGCTtgaataaatgcatattttagcACCTTTTAAATAGCACAGATGTCTCCAGCACAAATCACACCTTATCATTCCCCTGAGCAATGCAGAAGTTTGTAGCTTAGGCTTGGCATCTGCCACTTAGGAGTCTTTAAAATTCTGCCCTATGATCTTAGTGCAAATTCCCTCCCAAGTATTGtcacagctgcagtgctgcaaaaaTAGTGTAAACAAGCAATGACAGAACTTGTACCAGTGAAGTAAAAGTAGAGCCTAATTCCCTAATGGCCATACCAACACCTTGATAGTGATTATTTCTCTTCtactgttttggttttctttttaatcaaagaGTAAAGCAAATAAAGTTCTGAAAGCTCTAGGAAATAATATGGAACTGCTAGTTCACCCACATTGCTCATGTGTAAAACCACTTTCTTCCTCTATTAGCTAACACATCAACATATGTAGATTGCATGAAACAATTAGAGATTTGTGACCTTTTTCTAATGTGTCACTTTTGGTAACGTaacaaaatttaagaaaatttctaaattaaatttacaAAATTGATTCCATACTATCTATCCCAGGAAGTCTGTTAAACAAATaccaataaataataattaaaaaaaaaaaattagaaatgcatGTGCAATTGGACTGAATAAATTTGTTGTATAGAAATATTGCTgcaaactgagaaagaaaattactaagcacaaaaattaacaaaaacttTAGATAGATAAATGTTTATAAGACGGTGAAAGTGCACCATAAAGCATGCTCAGACCACCTCTGACCTTCAGCCTAGCTGTTAGCCAATGCCTGGGTGGGAATATTTGACTGAGTTAAAAAACAGAGCCATCTTTCTACAGTGGATCCACAATTTCTGTAAATAAGGAACTGCAGGTACAGAAATCAATTCTCTAACTGAagcaggttttaaaacaaaattagcaAATGTAGTTATGATTCCAAACAACCAAGTTCTTACGTTTTAGACATCAAAGGTCTTCTGTTTCACTGTTGGAATCTGAGAGTCACCTCTGCTCTTTAAGAACCTCTTCTACCTCTATCAACCAGCCACAGAGAAAGAGTTATAAAAGCATCCTCACTTTCAAAGCCAAACATTACTGTAAGTACAAAACAAGACCCACAGCACTGTCCACACTGACTGTCACTATTTTTATTGCCACAGCAATGACTGTTAACATCAAGATGTTTCTTTGACCTGCCTACgaataaaaaaacattaatttgtttttgtttttttcatgaacaCTTCATCACCTATACGCTTTAGCGATCAGCATTCTCTTTGAGGTGCTTATGTAAAAATTAGTAACAACTGTAATATTATTACATGAAATATTATCTTAATAGCATTAATCAAATActacaataattaaaaacaaatagaacaCATACAAAACATGTATTTCCCTGCCGCTAACAGCTGATAATCACACAGCCTGTGAAAAAGCAGGAGGTTGGCAACTAGTGTCCCAGTCGTGTATCCACTTCTGAAGACAGATGGAATTTCatactcattttcaaaatactgtcaaacatagtaatttaaaaaaaaattagcttctGACCTTTTGATATTTCTGCCACCACTGACGTAAAGCTCGGTCCTGCCACGCTGTAGGttttgaagaaggaaatatGTGGCATCGGCTGAGAGACTGCAGCTGTACTGCTGACATTGTTGAAGGCAGCACTCGCTCAGGAAGGATTTGTACTTTAGCCTGCTGGattctgataaaagaaaaaaaagacatatatacacatacactaGAGTTTCAAAAATTGATTTTACTGTTTATCACTACATGGTACTATAGAATTCAAGCAAGAATCCATTTCatccaagttttctttttttttttttttttttttttttttttttttttaactgtagcaATGTGAATCAAATTACCATAGGAAACATACAGTATATTTGTAGCAAACCAAACATATGCGTCTAAAATACAGACATCCTCTGCTAAATTATTAAAGCCACTGTGCTGACTGGACTTTAGCATGCCTAAACTGAAGACAGAAGCAATACACTGAAGATACTTCAAtctctatttttcatttgcctttaaaaatcaGAACTAGCTGCTTaccaaatatttttgcacaggcatacaaaaccagaaaatcacTGCTCTTTTTCATCAAAAGgtagtttgcttttttcctctcacagTTACCTTCCTTTTCCATGGGATACAATGGGAATGCTTATGTATCTTAAAGCATGGGGCATCTGCTGtatttgaaagtatttgaaaGCAGAGTAACTGTATATAAGTTTAAGTCACTCCAACAAATCTAGAGCTTGCCATGAAGAGAAAATTCATCTTACTTCCTTTATTTCgtacatttaaaaattcagactTATGAATGAAACTTGTGGACATGCTgtataaaagtgtttttttctagtCAGTAGATAAGAAACCATCAAAATAAAACGCTTTAACGTCTAATAAACACTTTATCGTAACTGCTTCTGGATACAGCATTCTGAACAATGCCGTTGCTGCTGCAGTTATCCAAGTGCTGCCATCTTGTGTTCAACACTGggttttttaaatagtaaaattCAGAATTTGGTAACTGTAACCAAAAGGCTAGATAGTAAGAAATAGCTAGTTTAACAGgtattctttgtttcttcagctgaagGTCTGAAAGCCTAAGAATGGTATCTATGGTGCCAAGGCAGCTTATCTATGGCATCAGGGAGCCTTCCCACAAGACAACACAAGACACATACCTGATAAAGGAGAATATCTTCTCATTTCACATTTGGTTTAAGCACAAATGTGAGAGGTATTGAAAGTTTTACCACTTATAATGCAGACAAATCAACATCTTTTTCTGGCTTAACTTTCTGAAACAATGTTGTTCTGACAGatattttcacacacacacaccacatcAAATACACACAAGCATTCCTTAGAGAATTTTAGAGCAAAGCTCTAACAACTAAAACACATAGTTGAAGAAATTACcaattaaacataaaaacactAATCAGTCAGTTGTGTGACTGACAGGCCAGATGCACCCCCAATATATGGTAAATGCCTTGGTGAAAGAAGATTTGCATTAGGTAAAATTAAATGGGTTATTTTCTTACCCATCCGACTGGGTTCGTATTTCGAGCACCTTGAACCTCTGTCTTCCTATTGCTTTCACCTTGACTGTTTCAATTCCATATTCCTGCTCTTCTCTGTAGGCATATATTTCTGCCGTTGTTCCAAAATGTGCTTCCCTTTCACGTACATTACTAAAAGCAACAGAATTTAAAAGGTTACCTACCCTCCAAATAGCACTGTTCATCCAGATTTCACAATCCACCTGCACTGACTGTACAGTTGTACCACTTACTGTTACCAAAAAGCTAAACTTGG
Coding sequences within it:
- the CRBN gene encoding protein cereblon isoform X2 → MAAEEGGGEPRNNMGNHLQPAPESEEEDDNEMEVEDQDGKEAEKPNIINFDTSLPTSHVYLGSDMEEFHGRTVHDDDSCQVIPVLPHVMVMLIPGQTLPLQLFRPQEVSMVRNLIQKDRTFAVLAYSNVREREAHFGTTAEIYAYREEQEYGIETVKVKAIGRQRFKVLEIRTQSDGIQQAKVQILPERVLPSTMSAVQLQSLSRCHIFPSSKPTAWQDRALRQWWQKYQKRKFHCASLTSWPPWLYSLYDAETLMERVKRQLHEWDENLKDESLPTNPIDFSYRVAACLPIDDALRIQLLKIGSAVQRLRCELDIMNRCTSLCCKQCQDTEITTKNEIFSLSLCGPMAAYVNPHGYIHETLTVYKACNLNLSGRPSTEHSWFPGYAWTIAQCRICGNHMGWKFTATKKDMSPQKFWGLTRSALLPRIPETDDESGQDRSPLLCL
- the CRBN gene encoding protein cereblon isoform X1, with amino-acid sequence MAAEEGGGEPRNNMGNHLQPAPVESEEEDDNEMEVEDQDGKEAEKPNIINFDTSLPTSHVYLGSDMEEFHGRTVHDDDSCQVIPVLPHVMVMLIPGQTLPLQLFRPQEVSMVRNLIQKDRTFAVLAYSNVREREAHFGTTAEIYAYREEQEYGIETVKVKAIGRQRFKVLEIRTQSDGIQQAKVQILPERVLPSTMSAVQLQSLSRCHIFPSSKPTAWQDRALRQWWQKYQKRKFHCASLTSWPPWLYSLYDAETLMERVKRQLHEWDENLKDESLPTNPIDFSYRVAACLPIDDALRIQLLKIGSAVQRLRCELDIMNRCTSLCCKQCQDTEITTKNEIFSLSLCGPMAAYVNPHGYIHETLTVYKACNLNLSGRPSTEHSWFPGYAWTIAQCRICGNHMGWKFTATKKDMSPQKFWGLTRSALLPRIPETDDESGQDRSPLLCL